The following proteins are encoded in a genomic region of Dyadobacter sp. UC 10:
- a CDS encoding RagB/SusD family nutrient uptake outer membrane protein, with product MKIYIRRCFLFLLPAMLLSCADLNEKPIGLLAPEAMFKSAKDVETAVFGAYGWIASERLYGRQFVSALMLRDDMSDIGDRGTPAERQQVNDFNMDDNNNMVNQFWPYWYQVISASNAAIAGAEQLGLAEAEINPLIAEARFVRAFAYFHLVRVFGDVPYIDFFINNPESVKQLTRTPAATVYTGIIADFEFAKQWLPEKQPADVRSRPTKGTAAAYLSTVHLTLQDYAKAYTEAKWVIDNKDKFGYGLEADFQTLFRAPQANNMKEHIFAIDFLGLQSGAGGANDDIMPPMTGVRGGDAPRSGWSVIVPSQKVFDTWDARDYRKHVSFDDSLLIGGKLAPYTEFPNTKRPHIAKYARFAGNSNAEGRYSDHNYAAMRYAEVLLVAAEASAEVNGPTAEAIGYVNEIRARARNWAGTASAFPANVTAGLTKQAFIDLIMEERRLELAFEYKRWYDIQRRKLGDVVFKGPNSLEPHPTFNAQRDYLMPIPRTELQINPNLAPQNPGY from the coding sequence ATGAAAATATATATCAGGAGATGCTTCCTTTTTTTGTTGCCGGCCATGCTGCTGAGCTGCGCCGACCTGAATGAGAAGCCAATTGGTTTGCTAGCTCCCGAGGCCATGTTTAAAAGTGCCAAAGACGTAGAAACGGCTGTATTCGGGGCTTATGGATGGATCGCCTCTGAGCGGTTGTACGGTCGCCAGTTCGTGTCGGCGCTGATGCTGCGTGACGATATGAGCGATATCGGTGACCGGGGTACGCCGGCGGAGCGGCAGCAGGTCAACGACTTCAATATGGACGACAACAATAACATGGTCAATCAGTTCTGGCCATACTGGTACCAGGTGATCAGCGCGTCCAATGCGGCGATTGCCGGTGCAGAGCAGCTGGGCCTGGCCGAAGCGGAAATTAATCCGCTTATTGCAGAGGCGAGGTTTGTACGCGCATTTGCCTATTTCCACCTCGTACGGGTTTTTGGGGATGTGCCCTATATTGATTTCTTTATCAATAATCCTGAATCGGTAAAGCAGCTGACGAGAACACCCGCGGCGACGGTTTACACTGGAATTATTGCGGATTTTGAGTTTGCCAAACAATGGTTGCCCGAAAAGCAGCCCGCCGACGTAAGGAGCCGCCCGACGAAAGGGACGGCCGCCGCGTATCTTTCTACCGTTCACCTGACTTTGCAGGATTACGCAAAAGCTTACACGGAAGCCAAATGGGTGATTGATAATAAGGACAAATTTGGCTACGGACTGGAAGCGGATTTTCAGACGCTTTTCCGTGCCCCGCAGGCCAATAATATGAAGGAACATATATTTGCGATCGATTTTCTCGGTCTGCAATCGGGAGCTGGCGGTGCCAATGATGACATTATGCCGCCAATGACGGGTGTCCGCGGGGGCGATGCGCCCAGAAGCGGGTGGAGCGTGATCGTACCTTCGCAAAAAGTGTTCGACACCTGGGATGCACGCGATTACCGGAAGCATGTAAGTTTCGACGATTCGCTCCTGATCGGCGGCAAACTGGCACCATACACGGAATTTCCGAATACAAAAAGGCCGCATATTGCCAAGTATGCACGTTTTGCGGGAAATTCGAATGCAGAAGGCCGCTACTCCGACCATAACTATGCGGCCATGCGCTACGCAGAAGTTTTGCTCGTGGCAGCAGAAGCGTCGGCGGAAGTGAACGGGCCGACGGCGGAGGCAATCGGTTATGTGAACGAGATCCGGGCGCGCGCCAGAAACTGGGCGGGAACCGCGTCGGCCTTCCCGGCTAATGTGACTGCGGGGTTGACAAAGCAGGCTTTCATTGATTTGATCATGGAAGAAAGACGCCTGGAACTGGCTTTCGAATACAAGCGCTGGTACGATATCCAGCGCAGAAAACTGGGTGATGTCGTTTTTAAAGGGCCTAATTCCCTCGAACCACACCCAACCTTCAATGCACAGCGCGATTATCTGATGCCGATCCCGCGGACTGAGCTGCAGATCAATCCCAACCTGGCACCACAAAATCCGGGATACTGA